Proteins found in one Streptomyces sp. NBC_00461 genomic segment:
- a CDS encoding carboxylesterase/lipase family protein, with translation MTTGVRTVRTVAGLVRGRVEGGLAVFRGVPFAEPPVGEGRFGAPRPVRGWEGTREAYAFGPPPPQESGIQGRRGVVDASGGDDWLTVNVWTPEADSAARRPVMVWIYGGAYKLGHAGSPGYDAQRIARDGDVVVVTFNYRVGIEGFARIDGAPANRGLLDQVAALEWVRENITAFGGDPGQVTVFGESAGAGSVASLLAMPSARGLFRRAVAQSVPGTYFSDELARDIAGSIAKEAGLRPTAADLATVDPRQLTAAGEALGARMRTYEDRWGQVAPTATPFSPVVDGEVLPSTPWEALRAGAGRDVDLLVGHNRDEFRLFLVLGGLLGSIGEEQAAWALRTFGPGPDGERSYRAAFPEATPGELFERVQTDWLFNMPSLHLAEAQLTGGGRAHVYELTWPAPGVGGALGACHGLDIPLLFGTFEADLGLLLFADSGVPAEAEELSARFRRSWTAFARSGDPGWPPYDRERRLVQVLDTEEKAAVWPYPEEASRRLWEGYEFGELPLLK, from the coding sequence ATGACGACAGGCGTGCGCACCGTTCGTACCGTGGCCGGTTTGGTGCGGGGGCGGGTTGAGGGTGGGCTCGCGGTGTTTCGTGGGGTGCCGTTTGCTGAACCGCCGGTTGGGGAGGGGCGGTTCGGGGCGCCGCGGCCGGTGCGGGGCTGGGAAGGGACCCGGGAGGCGTATGCCTTCGGTCCGCCGCCCCCGCAGGAGTCCGGCATCCAGGGCCGTAGGGGTGTGGTCGACGCGTCCGGGGGCGACGACTGGCTGACCGTCAACGTGTGGACTCCGGAGGCGGATTCGGCCGCCCGGCGTCCGGTGATGGTGTGGATCTACGGCGGTGCGTACAAACTCGGCCACGCAGGCAGCCCCGGCTACGACGCCCAGCGCATCGCGCGAGACGGCGACGTGGTCGTGGTCACCTTCAACTACCGGGTGGGCATAGAGGGGTTCGCCCGTATCGACGGTGCGCCCGCCAATCGCGGTCTGCTCGACCAGGTGGCCGCCCTGGAATGGGTACGGGAGAACATCACGGCGTTCGGCGGCGACCCCGGGCAGGTCACCGTCTTCGGTGAGTCGGCCGGCGCGGGGTCGGTGGCGTCGCTGCTGGCCATGCCGAGCGCGCGGGGGCTCTTCCGGCGTGCTGTCGCGCAGAGTGTGCCCGGTACCTACTTCTCCGACGAGTTGGCGCGCGACATCGCCGGCTCGATCGCGAAGGAGGCCGGCCTGCGCCCGACTGCGGCCGACCTGGCCACCGTCGACCCGCGTCAACTGACCGCGGCGGGCGAGGCGTTGGGCGCCAGGATGCGGACGTACGAGGACCGCTGGGGGCAGGTCGCGCCCACGGCCACGCCCTTCTCCCCGGTCGTCGACGGAGAGGTGTTGCCGTCCACCCCTTGGGAGGCGCTGAGGGCGGGCGCGGGGAGGGACGTCGACCTCCTCGTCGGTCACAACCGGGACGAGTTCCGGCTGTTCCTCGTCCTCGGCGGGCTGCTGGGCTCGATCGGGGAGGAGCAGGCGGCCTGGGCGTTGCGGACGTTCGGGCCGGGGCCGGACGGGGAGCGGTCGTATCGCGCGGCCTTCCCGGAGGCCACGCCGGGAGAGCTGTTCGAACGCGTCCAGACCGACTGGCTGTTCAACATGCCCTCCCTGCATCTGGCCGAGGCACAGCTCACGGGCGGCGGTCGCGCGCACGTCTACGAACTGACCTGGCCGGCTCCGGGCGTCGGAGGCGCCCTCGGCGCGTGCCACGGCCTGGACATCCCGCTGCTCTTCGGCACGTTCGAGGCGGACCTGGGGCTGCTGCTGTTCGCGGACAGCGGGGTGCCGGCGGAGGCGGAGGAACTGTCGGCCCGTTTTCGCAGGTCGTGGACGGCGTTCGCGAGGTCCGGCGACCCGGGCTGGCCGCCCTATGACCGGGAGCGGCGGCTTGTGCAGGTGCTGGACACGGAGGAGAAGGCTGCCGTTTGGCCCTACCCGGAGGAGGCGTCGCGGCGGCTGTGGGAGGGGTACGAGTTCGGCGAGCTGCCCCTGCTCAAGTAG
- a CDS encoding ankyrin repeat domain-containing protein: MTGRDANGWAGMDYRGWQDYADVARRLDAGADPERWGVGGSLPLHRAAVFGSPETVAELARRVADVDALENGTTALWDAVVADRTENARALAAAGADLGWVGHGGWTPGRLSLAGPEPDLFAALPEAQPGLTQAERAVVQEGRRLIAALGDFYYDGLGLACAAGIDAEEAIRRLEATPADAELMADVLADPYEYDLDETLRLVGVTTVPGGAVLTQPWGYGPSMPGIHTRLSAGTVSYGLYTNPKSGNQGSIHRDGVCEGSDLHPGGGPDEEQGPAEVLFSYVHNHSAVAYSLAYAGLRPTDARSVLGPPDHWVELPDRDYWTV; the protein is encoded by the coding sequence ATGACGGGCAGGGACGCCAACGGCTGGGCGGGCATGGACTATCGGGGCTGGCAGGATTACGCGGACGTGGCGCGGCGCCTCGACGCGGGAGCCGACCCGGAGAGATGGGGCGTCGGCGGCTCCCTCCCCCTGCACAGGGCGGCCGTGTTCGGCTCGCCCGAGACCGTCGCCGAACTGGCCCGCCGCGTGGCGGACGTCGACGCGCTGGAGAACGGGACGACGGCACTGTGGGACGCGGTCGTGGCGGACCGTACGGAGAACGCGCGAGCGCTGGCCGCCGCCGGAGCCGACCTGGGGTGGGTCGGGCACGGCGGCTGGACGCCGGGGCGGCTGAGCCTCGCCGGGCCGGAGCCCGACCTGTTCGCCGCGCTGCCCGAGGCTCAGCCCGGCCTGACGCAGGCGGAGCGCGCGGTGGTGCAGGAGGGCCGACGGCTCATCGCGGCGCTCGGCGATTTCTACTACGACGGCCTGGGGCTGGCGTGCGCGGCCGGGATCGACGCCGAGGAGGCGATACGCCGCCTGGAGGCGACGCCGGCCGACGCCGAGCTGATGGCGGACGTGCTGGCGGACCCGTACGAGTACGACCTGGACGAGACACTGCGGCTGGTCGGCGTGACGACCGTGCCGGGCGGCGCCGTCCTCACCCAGCCGTGGGGATACGGCCCTTCGATGCCCGGCATCCACACCCGCCTCTCCGCAGGCACCGTCTCCTACGGCCTGTACACCAACCCCAAGAGCGGCAACCAGGGCAGCATCCACCGCGACGGCGTCTGCGAGGGCTCGGACCTGCACCCGGGGGGCGGTCCGGACGAGGAGCAAGGCCCGGCGGAGGTCCTGTTCTCGTACGTCCACAACCACAGCGCGGTGGCCTACTCACTCGCGTACGCCGGTCTGCGCCCGACCGACGCCCGCTCGGTCCTCGGCCCGCCGGACCACTGGGTCGAACTCCCGGATCGCGACTACTGGACGGTCTGA
- a CDS encoding helix-turn-helix domain-containing protein: MPGPKDLDPSSSPRALLGSELRHAREKAGLSQEELGQRLFVSGSFIGQLEAGTRRMQPEYARLLDEVLGTGGFFLRNCGAANKSKYHEDFAEAAEAEAQATAIREYTPLLIPGLLQTPTYTWAVNRAYDPMAPQETIEQWVEGLMERTRLLDHPTKPLLWVVLDEAALRRETGGREAMAEVLLRIADLMRRSRVIVQVLPFSAGAHAAMQGALKLMEFEDAPPLVYFEGVGTGRLEDAPATVAQLRFKFDLLVASALSRDKSLALIEALAQDYAHEEHL, translated from the coding sequence ATGCCGGGACCGAAGGACCTCGATCCGTCGTCTTCGCCGCGCGCGCTGCTGGGCTCGGAGCTGCGGCACGCGAGGGAGAAGGCGGGGCTGAGCCAGGAGGAGCTGGGGCAGCGGCTGTTCGTGAGCGGGTCGTTCATCGGGCAGTTGGAGGCGGGGACGCGGCGGATGCAGCCGGAGTATGCGCGCCTGTTGGACGAAGTCCTGGGGACGGGGGGCTTCTTCCTGCGGAACTGCGGGGCAGCCAACAAGTCCAAGTACCACGAGGATTTCGCGGAGGCGGCAGAGGCAGAGGCGCAAGCCACGGCTATCAGGGAGTACACACCGCTCCTGATCCCCGGACTGCTGCAGACACCCACGTACACATGGGCCGTGAACCGCGCGTACGACCCAATGGCGCCGCAGGAAACCATCGAGCAGTGGGTGGAAGGCCTGATGGAGCGGACCCGCCTGCTCGACCATCCAACAAAGCCGCTGTTGTGGGTGGTACTTGACGAGGCAGCGTTGCGCCGGGAGACCGGTGGCCGAGAGGCGATGGCAGAGGTCCTGCTCCGCATCGCGGATCTGATGCGCCGGAGTCGGGTCATCGTGCAGGTGCTGCCGTTTAGCGCGGGAGCGCACGCGGCGATGCAGGGCGCCTTGAAGTTGATGGAGTTCGAAGACGCCCCTCCGCTGGTCTACTTCGAGGGGGTCGGCACAGGGCGGCTGGAGGACGCCCCGGCCACCGTCGCCCAACTGAGGTTCAAGTTTGATCTCCTCGTGGCCTCCGCGCTCTCGCGGGATAAGTCCCTGGCCCTGATCGAGGCATTGGCGCAGGATTACGCCCATGAGGAACATCTCTGA
- a CDS encoding Uma2 family endonuclease — MTPSTAERPQMPIEDFEDLVAAAPAHVRLEYVDGRVRTTDPLSVEDFEELERRAPETVRLEYINGKLEVKAVPDGNHREIFVWLQEQCMQHRPDLRVYGESGVKTEAYRKGRARTDGAVALKGHFKGHGEWSASNGILMAVEITSHDRDTNQRDRIDKPVGYAAVDIPVYLLIDRDNDTVVVYSEPKDSRYQQISSYPWGTPVELPDPLGFTLDTEELKDYAD; from the coding sequence ATGACCCCCAGCACCGCCGAACGCCCGCAGATGCCCATCGAGGACTTCGAGGACCTGGTCGCCGCGGCCCCGGCGCACGTACGTCTCGAATACGTCGACGGCCGGGTCCGCACGACGGATCCGCTCAGCGTCGAGGACTTCGAGGAACTGGAGCGCCGGGCGCCGGAGACCGTCCGGCTTGAGTACATCAACGGAAAACTAGAGGTCAAGGCAGTGCCGGACGGCAACCACCGCGAGATCTTCGTCTGGCTGCAGGAACAATGCATGCAGCACCGCCCCGACCTTCGCGTCTACGGCGAGTCCGGCGTCAAGACCGAGGCCTACCGCAAGGGCCGTGCCCGCACGGATGGCGCCGTCGCACTCAAGGGACATTTCAAAGGACACGGCGAGTGGTCCGCCTCCAACGGCATCCTCATGGCCGTCGAGATCACCTCCCACGACCGCGACACCAATCAGCGAGACCGCATCGACAAGCCCGTCGGCTACGCAGCGGTCGACATCCCCGTCTACCTGCTCATCGACCGCGACAACGACACAGTCGTCGTCTACAGCGAACCCAAGGACAGCCGCTACCAGCAGATCTCCTCGTACCCTTGGGGAACCCCCGTCGAGCTCCCCGACCCCCTCGGCTTCACCCTGGATACCGAAGAGCTCAAGGACTACGCAGACTGA
- a CDS encoding class I SAM-dependent methyltransferase, with amino-acid sequence MKILTPRVLQALERFNSAHPWDHNAHYHPWLLRQLPRRFDRALDVGCGTGGLARLLAGRAKGVCGVDSDPEIVARARELTGDQYAHVAFSVADAPDGLPPGPYDLITCVAVLHHLPLAESLACFRQQLAPAGVLVVIGLAREETFVERLLGNVSVPLNAVTGWIKNGGRAAPRPVAMTAVTRAAEASLAEIVREAGRILPGARIRRRLFWRYTLVWRRDAG; translated from the coding sequence ATGAAGATCCTCACGCCCCGAGTCCTCCAAGCCCTCGAACGCTTCAACTCCGCCCACCCCTGGGACCACAACGCCCACTACCACCCGTGGCTGCTGCGGCAGTTGCCCCGCCGTTTCGATCGGGCTCTGGACGTCGGCTGCGGGACCGGTGGTCTGGCGAGGCTGCTCGCGGGGCGGGCGAAGGGGGTGTGCGGGGTCGACTCGGACCCGGAAATCGTGGCCAGGGCAAGGGAGTTGACCGGAGATCAGTACGCCCATGTCGCCTTCTCCGTCGCCGACGCGCCCGATGGGCTGCCCCCGGGCCCGTACGACCTCATCACCTGTGTCGCCGTACTCCACCATCTGCCGCTGGCCGAGTCCCTCGCCTGCTTCCGGCAGCAACTCGCCCCCGCCGGCGTCTTGGTGGTGATCGGCCTCGCCCGTGAGGAGACCTTCGTCGAGCGTCTGCTCGGCAACGTGTCCGTTCCGCTCAACGCCGTCACGGGGTGGATCAAGAACGGAGGGCGTGCGGCGCCTCGGCCTGTCGCCATGACCGCCGTCACCCGGGCCGCCGAGGCCTCGCTCGCCGAGATCGTTCGCGAAGCCGGCCGTATCCTTCCGGGCGCCCGGATCCGGCGGCGGCTGTTCTGGCGGTACACGCTTGTCTGGCGCCGGGACGCGGGCTGA
- a CDS encoding M48 family metallopeptidase gives MTAPDPRAQFADRSIGVGTTVRFAMLLVLLLAASGAMTLPVLQALRTSDALGCNLAAGVDPYNIGNGPALVSALSQAVPYLACMAKYAPPPPWWGLVGLPVLLSGVAGVLFLVLPAWKAGRGRVVPLETVDHDGELRRLLDALAATAGLARTPRVVVDPAAASTGAVVFGRNRRPTVCLHGGLLARRNREPERFRAVLLHELAHIANRDVTITYVTVALWRVFLAMVLLPYLIWEGTVIHGTYFESGAANWPSYLPATTRGVLLPIVMVALVYLARSDVLHSREVYADLAAVRWGADPRSWAVTGPTPPGGALRRAAGRFLEVWRTHPRWELRQDVLADPAPLFGIRPLSMFLAGTAAALIDSSVLNYLSPYFLSGGWLNQAVFLASAVLVTGVAGIALWRAVAHAVLTSGRVPSGVRTGLWLGAGMACGNLITGFGSGAEWFPSRPQLLLLVVCAGMAYTWWVAQCARLCTRAWRGRTLRPVMLFNLAAAALVLCCWLAWWGQAGAPYADGFWFSAPGVQAALRYDFPGPITGHPAMLSAITAVLPPVLNALIPPLVPAGVAVLWVVPLLAWAIGPSAAAPRWADGALPDTGILAVPPGDGVPRLGRVLWPGLLGGAAAWIAVVGVQTYMHTWQPGPQQRGGIFVWSYLAWLFVALVSATVVAAVAAIVRSGPYRLLGALIAAETAALTGLAGTLLIVSSDGCVQPLNTLGSGCTWTPAWQLLRPAFPTLVNGTLVLAAIGAVLTTAVGSICRRVRPSRAWRPARTAAPPKTRKAAPLKEGPRAVRGLRIGVSVLCIVAVGIAATETARQARQKVRIVTPSAAQRSTQQWGGVADAPVSARTRAEQVHAWYRLGGHYLIWHANAHSAYFVTELRAITAAKDVSMTSLSRVRPTCTNLSRVARWANGSYFRIPDPQARLLWQQFGAQAWKGSQDCQKALAQHNRDLFVTAVGELVEARKSATAVKNRVDKVLLDDGYSAPRHPGWYFTVPPGAQ, from the coding sequence ATGACTGCGCCTGATCCACGGGCTCAGTTCGCCGACCGCTCGATCGGTGTGGGCACGACCGTTCGCTTCGCGATGCTGTTGGTCCTGCTGCTGGCGGCCAGCGGTGCGATGACGCTGCCGGTCCTCCAGGCACTGCGCACCTCGGACGCCCTCGGCTGCAATCTCGCTGCCGGGGTGGATCCCTACAACATCGGTAACGGGCCCGCTCTGGTCAGTGCCCTCAGCCAGGCCGTCCCGTACCTGGCCTGTATGGCCAAGTACGCTCCGCCGCCGCCGTGGTGGGGGCTCGTCGGGCTGCCGGTCCTGCTGTCCGGCGTGGCCGGCGTGCTGTTCCTCGTTCTTCCAGCCTGGAAGGCCGGACGCGGCCGGGTCGTGCCGCTGGAGACGGTCGACCACGACGGGGAACTCCGCCGCCTGCTCGATGCCCTGGCGGCGACGGCCGGCCTGGCGCGGACGCCGCGGGTGGTCGTCGACCCGGCCGCGGCCTCGACCGGCGCGGTGGTGTTCGGGCGCAACCGCCGTCCGACCGTGTGTCTGCACGGCGGTCTCCTCGCCCGAAGGAACCGCGAGCCCGAGCGCTTCCGGGCGGTGCTGCTGCATGAACTCGCGCACATCGCCAACCGGGACGTGACCATCACCTACGTCACCGTCGCCCTGTGGAGGGTGTTCCTGGCCATGGTGCTGCTGCCCTACCTGATCTGGGAGGGCACCGTGATCCACGGGACCTACTTCGAGTCCGGGGCGGCGAACTGGCCCAGTTACCTGCCGGCGACGACGCGGGGCGTGCTGCTGCCCATCGTCATGGTGGCGCTGGTGTACCTGGCGCGGTCGGACGTGCTGCACAGCCGGGAGGTCTACGCCGACCTGGCGGCGGTGCGCTGGGGCGCGGACCCGCGGAGCTGGGCTGTCACGGGCCCGACCCCACCCGGCGGCGCACTGCGGCGGGCCGCAGGGCGGTTCCTGGAGGTGTGGCGCACCCACCCACGATGGGAGCTGCGCCAAGACGTCCTGGCCGATCCCGCGCCGCTGTTCGGCATACGCCCGCTGTCGATGTTCCTGGCCGGGACAGCGGCGGCACTGATCGACTCCTCGGTGCTGAACTACCTGTCGCCGTACTTCCTGTCCGGCGGCTGGCTGAACCAGGCGGTCTTCCTGGCCTCGGCGGTCCTCGTCACCGGGGTGGCCGGGATCGCCCTGTGGCGGGCGGTGGCGCACGCCGTGCTGACGTCGGGCCGAGTGCCCTCGGGGGTGCGGACGGGGCTGTGGCTCGGCGCCGGCATGGCCTGCGGCAACCTGATCACCGGCTTCGGCTCGGGTGCCGAGTGGTTTCCCAGCCGGCCCCAGCTCCTGCTGCTCGTCGTGTGCGCCGGCATGGCATACACCTGGTGGGTGGCCCAGTGCGCCCGCCTGTGCACCAGGGCGTGGCGGGGGCGGACGCTACGCCCGGTGATGCTGTTCAACCTGGCCGCTGCCGCCCTGGTGCTGTGCTGCTGGCTCGCCTGGTGGGGGCAGGCCGGGGCGCCGTACGCCGACGGGTTCTGGTTCTCCGCGCCCGGGGTGCAAGCGGCCTTGCGGTACGACTTCCCTGGCCCGATCACGGGGCACCCGGCCATGCTGTCCGCGATCACCGCTGTGCTGCCGCCGGTGCTGAACGCGCTGATTCCGCCTCTTGTCCCCGCCGGGGTCGCGGTGTTGTGGGTGGTGCCGCTGCTGGCCTGGGCGATCGGTCCGAGCGCGGCCGCACCCCGCTGGGCCGACGGTGCTCTGCCCGACACCGGCATCCTCGCGGTGCCGCCCGGGGACGGGGTACCGCGGCTGGGGCGGGTGCTGTGGCCGGGACTGCTGGGCGGGGCCGCGGCCTGGATCGCCGTCGTGGGTGTGCAGACGTACATGCACACCTGGCAGCCCGGCCCGCAGCAGCGCGGGGGCATCTTCGTGTGGAGTTACCTGGCGTGGCTGTTCGTGGCCTTGGTGTCGGCGACGGTGGTCGCGGCCGTCGCCGCCATCGTGAGAAGCGGCCCCTACCGGCTGCTCGGCGCACTGATCGCAGCCGAGACAGCCGCCCTGACAGGCCTGGCGGGGACGCTCCTGATCGTCTCTTCGGACGGGTGCGTTCAGCCGCTGAACACCCTTGGGTCCGGCTGCACCTGGACACCCGCCTGGCAGCTGCTGCGGCCGGCGTTCCCGACCCTGGTGAACGGCACGCTGGTCCTCGCCGCCATCGGGGCCGTGCTCACGACCGCGGTCGGATCGATCTGTCGACGCGTCCGGCCGTCCCGGGCGTGGCGGCCGGCCCGGACAGCCGCTCCTCCCAAGACCCGGAAAGCCGCTCCTCTCAAGGAGGGGCCGCGGGCGGTTCGCGGCCTGCGGATCGGTGTGAGCGTGCTCTGCATCGTGGCGGTGGGGATCGCCGCGACGGAAACGGCCAGGCAGGCGCGGCAGAAGGTCCGGATCGTCACCCCGTCGGCCGCCCAGCGATCCACGCAGCAGTGGGGAGGCGTCGCAGACGCGCCGGTGTCCGCCAGGACGAGAGCGGAGCAGGTGCACGCCTGGTACCGCCTCGGCGGGCATTACCTGATCTGGCACGCCAATGCCCACTCCGCCTATTTCGTCACCGAGCTGCGTGCCATCACGGCTGCCAAGGACGTGAGCATGACCTCCCTGAGCCGAGTCCGCCCCACCTGCACCAACCTGAGCAGGGTCGCGCGATGGGCGAACGGCTCCTACTTCCGGATCCCCGATCCGCAGGCTCGCCTGCTGTGGCAGCAGTTCGGCGCCCAGGCGTGGAAGGGCAGCCAGGACTGCCAGAAGGCTCTGGCACAGCACAACCGCGATCTCTTCGTCACCGCTGTAGGCGAACTCGTCGAGGCACGGAAGAGCGCCACGGCGGTCAAGAACAGGGTCGACAAGGTGCTGCTGGACGACGGCTACTCGGCCCCCAGGCACCCCGGCTGGTACTTCACGGTCCCGCCCGGCGCTCAATGA
- a CDS encoding DUF3592 domain-containing protein: MGGLIGAGVPLLLGTVFMTIGVVVGRRSRRLRQEGTKTHATVVRLKTSRDFDSNRTMYQPVVQWVTGDGRTVEAVSSVARNTVGDLHQGAVVTVFYDPANPKRMLIDGHDGGVLVVVFCIVGAAGLAAGLLVAWFTAT; encoded by the coding sequence ATGGGCGGGTTGATCGGGGCGGGTGTTCCGCTGCTGCTCGGGACGGTGTTCATGACCATCGGCGTCGTCGTCGGGCGACGCTCGCGCAGGTTGCGGCAGGAGGGGACGAAGACCCACGCGACGGTCGTCCGGCTGAAGACCTCCCGCGACTTCGATTCGAACCGCACGATGTACCAGCCGGTCGTCCAATGGGTGACCGGTGACGGCCGGACGGTGGAGGCCGTGTCCTCGGTCGCCAGGAACACGGTCGGCGACCTCCACCAGGGCGCGGTGGTGACCGTCTTCTACGACCCGGCCAACCCGAAGCGGATGCTCATCGACGGCCACGACGGCGGCGTGCTGGTTGTCGTCTTCTGCATCGTGGGCGCCGCGGGCCTGGCAGCCGGCCTGCTCGTCGCCTGGTTCACCGCCACCTGA
- a CDS encoding DUF397 domain-containing protein, giving the protein MRNISDYDLSTAAWYKSSYSGGGGNNCLEVARWRKSSYSGGGGDNCLEVADGHPTLVPVRDSKAPHGPKLVFRAEAWSAFVDDVKGR; this is encoded by the coding sequence ATGAGGAACATCTCTGACTACGACCTGAGCACGGCCGCCTGGTACAAGTCGAGCTACAGCGGAGGCGGCGGCAACAACTGCCTGGAAGTCGCCCGCTGGCGCAAGTCGAGCTACAGCGGAGGCGGCGGCGACAACTGCCTCGAAGTAGCCGACGGCCACCCCACCCTCGTCCCCGTCCGCGACTCCAAAGCCCCCCACGGCCCGAAGCTCGTGTTCCGGGCAGAGGCCTGGTCCGCGTTCGTCGATGACGTGAAGGGCCGGTAG
- a CDS encoding NADH:flavin oxidoreductase — MTATPSRAAEILSRPTTINGLTVPNRVVMAPMTRMFSPGGIPGEDVASYYSRRAAAGVGLIVTEGTYVGHDSAGQSDSVPRFHGEEQLSGWAKVAEAVHAAGGAIVPQLWHIGTVRNQGEAPYPDAPSHGPSGLRVTGAEGATPMTQADIDAVIGAFAESAAAAERIGFDGVEIHGAHGYLLDQFLWAGTNRRTDAYGGDLVARTTFAAEIVAAVREAVSPEFPILFRYSQWKQEAYDARLAETPEELEAILTPLAAAGVDAFHASTRRYWLPEFEGSDLNLAGWTKKLTGKTAITVGSVGLDGDFIRGFAGEGSPVRGIDDLLDGLEREEYDLVAVGRALLQDPEWAAKVLGGRGEELRPYDAAALRSLS; from the coding sequence GTGACTGCCACCCCCTCACGCGCCGCCGAGATCCTCTCCCGGCCCACCACGATCAACGGCCTGACCGTCCCGAACCGCGTTGTGATGGCGCCGATGACGCGCATGTTCTCCCCGGGTGGCATCCCCGGCGAGGACGTGGCGTCGTACTACTCCCGTCGTGCCGCCGCCGGTGTCGGTCTGATCGTCACCGAGGGCACGTACGTCGGCCACGACTCGGCCGGGCAGAGCGACAGCGTCCCGCGCTTCCACGGCGAGGAGCAGCTGTCGGGCTGGGCGAAGGTGGCCGAGGCGGTGCACGCGGCGGGCGGCGCGATCGTGCCGCAGCTGTGGCACATCGGCACGGTCCGCAACCAGGGCGAGGCCCCCTACCCGGACGCCCCCTCGCACGGCCCCTCCGGCCTGCGCGTCACCGGCGCCGAGGGCGCGACCCCCATGACCCAGGCCGACATCGACGCCGTCATCGGCGCGTTCGCCGAGTCTGCGGCCGCCGCCGAGCGCATCGGCTTCGACGGTGTGGAGATCCACGGCGCCCACGGCTACCTCCTCGACCAGTTCCTGTGGGCCGGCACGAACCGTCGTACGGACGCGTACGGGGGTGACCTCGTCGCCCGTACGACGTTCGCCGCCGAGATCGTGGCGGCGGTCCGGGAGGCGGTCTCGCCCGAATTCCCGATCCTCTTCCGTTACTCCCAGTGGAAGCAGGAGGCGTACGACGCTCGTCTCGCCGAGACGCCGGAGGAGCTGGAGGCCATCCTCACGCCGCTGGCCGCCGCGGGTGTCGACGCGTTCCACGCGTCCACTCGTCGTTACTGGCTGCCCGAGTTCGAGGGCTCGGACCTCAACCTGGCCGGCTGGACGAAGAAGCTGACGGGCAAGACCGCGATCACCGTCGGCTCGGTGGGGCTCGACGGGGACTTCATCCGGGGCTTCGCGGGTGAGGGTTCGCCGGTCCGGGGGATCGACGACCTTCTGGACGGGCTGGAGCGTGAGGAGTACGACCTCGTTGCCGTGGGGCGGGCGCTGCTTCAGGATCCGGAGTGGGCGGCGAAGGTTCTTGGGGGGCGGGGGGAGGAGCTTCGTCCGTACGACGCGGCTGCGCTGCGCTCGCTGAGCTGA